Part of the Oxyura jamaicensis isolate SHBP4307 breed ruddy duck chromosome 28, BPBGC_Ojam_1.0, whole genome shotgun sequence genome, tgaaaaaaacagcagcgTAACCGTGGGTTTCCACCAACCGCGCCCTTCTCTGGCTTTCGACCATTCCCCTCTCCGCACAAAATCCTTCCTGTTGAAGGTTTCCTGTTGAAGCACGGGGAAGGCTGCCCGATTTCACAAGAACAGCCAGCCAGCTGCGAGACCAGGACAGCACAAAACCCGGGGCAGAAGCGTCAGGCTCTGGAAGGTGAGGCCGTGCCGGGTGGGACCGGAGGACAGCTCAGGACTGCTGCGGGCTCTGGACCCTCAACAGCCTGGGCCTGCTCCCTGCAGCGCGGCCCCTTTACCAGCCAAAGTCAGCGATCCCCAGCAGGCACCTTTCAGATCCTCTGTCGGGTTTAAAGCTACAGAGGGCTCCTACCGCTACCTCCACACTCTGCTGATTCCCAGGGATCAGCTGGTTCGCTGTCCCACCAACGCTGTAACGTCTCAGAAGAGTTTTGAACAGGTCTCTGCTGGAGCCTCTTACACGCAACCAGACAGAAAATCCTTGCTTATCACACCAGGAGAAACAAAGCCCCAGAGCATCACCCAAGGCCGCAGAAGGGCATCGTTATTAAAATAAAGCGGCTTGCTTTGCGAGTACGCGTCCAGCCCAAAGTTCAGGCAGTTTGTCACCCATCGGAGAGGCCCTTCAGGCTGCAGCACGCCGTTTCCACTTGGAAGATGCTTTTCAACCCACGGAACAGCTGTAAgtcacagcaaaacaaagcGAGCTAATAACACCCCCTCCCTGCAGCGAGGCTGATACACCCAGCACGACGTTACCCAACGCCGACCAAAGTTCACAGCCCAGAGCTCCAAGGAGCAGGGGCACAGGAAGCAGCACGGGAGCGTTTCGTGCGCTCACTACAACCCGTCAAGGCGCTCGCTCTCGGCTGAACGAGCTGTCCCTGCTACCCATCGTTCCTGACCTATTTGCTGCGAACAAACAGACTGGTAAACATCACCACAGCTGCAGGGGAGCTGCGCAGGAAGACGCTAGGGAAGGTAGATCACAAACAGCTCCCTCGGCGCAGGAAGAACGGCGGCGAGGCCACCAAACCAGGAGCAGCGTCAGGAATTCCCCTCTCACAGCCTCCCGCCGCTGCTCCCTGCGCGGAGCCGAGGGCAGGCTGACAGCCAGGCTGACTTCTGACCCcgagggggcaggcagggctctcTGCAGGGGCCctgtgaatgtttttatttcctcaggtGTGCTCTGACGGAACTGCTACCAGCTGGACCGCTCGCTCCACCTGCCAGCCTGGCCACTGGCACCGGCTCCGCTCTCCCTGCCCGCCTGAATGCAGGCACACAACggggggagaaagaagagagaggttAAAAACCTGAACACCTCCTGGGCAGGGACAAAACGCCTACGTGCAGCATGAGACACAGCACCCCTAACGTTTTCTTGTGTTAAGTGGCCAAGTTTTAGAAACCCGCAGAGGCATGCTGTTCTTCCCTGGCTacctctcctcccctctgcccctcaCCCTTAATTTCCAGCAGGTGCTGCTGAGATGAGCCTTGGCAGCCCCGGGGGTATTATCCCAAGGGCTGCTTCCCTCACGGACAGCCCTTCCCAAGGGGAAGGGCTCCACTTCCAGACCCCAGAGGAATTCCGCTTTGGCACCCCATTTAAGTGCAAGGTCTCCAGACCTGCACCCACATCAAGACCGCAGGCAGGCTTCTATCCAGCCTAGCAGAAGTTTGATGCTGTCCAGGAACAACCAAGGGTGTTGGCTACTACAAAGAAACAGTGACCAACTGGGGCTGTGCATGGCTTGCTTCTAGAAGAGACGAGAttcagcaccacagcagcagccacgcACCTTGTGTGTGATCCCCCGGAACCACCAAGAAGCCTTCCACACCCACACCACCGCCTCCGTCCCACCCTCGCCTATCGAGCGATTCCCTCTGCACTTCCAGGGCTCGCAGCAGAGCTCTGAGGGCCAGGGCACCACCGAGCATCGCTACAGCTCCTCGCGCCTCACTCAAACGAGGGGCCGGTGCCAGCTGGGCTCGGACAGGGCAGGCACCTCCGGAGACAGGGCAGAAGCGAGGGTTTGACGTGTTTCTGAGCCGGCCGGGGCAGAAGTGGGGTTGGCAGCGGCGGTGAGGCGGGTCCCCGCCGAGCCCTCACCTTGAGCAGGACGAAGAACTCGAAGACGCGTCGGAAGGCGGGCGGGAAGAGCCGGGCGTAGGTCACTGCCATCTTGAAGAAGAGCGCGTGGAAGAGGCGGTCGCGCACGTTGATCAGCGGGTTCTGGTTGCCGTTGGGGTTCCGCACCCCGCGCCCGTTCCCCCCGGCGGCCCCGCCGTGGGTGGCGGGGTGCTGGTGCGCGGCGTGGGGCTGGTTGTTCTCGGACATCGCGGCccgaggaggggggggggcgcgaGGGGCGCCCCCCGCTgagggcccggccccggcggtCAGCGCCCGCTGCTGCCTCGGCGCGGCCCCGAGCAGGCCCGGCGGGGAAGCGGCTcccgggccggccccgcggCCATGGGCGGCGCCGGTACCGCTCCGGGTACCTCGGCCCCCGCTGACTCCTTCCTCCCCCCGCCGCTCGCCCTCTTCCTCCtccgcgcggccccgccgcccctcagCGCCCCGCCGCCATCTTCCCCCCGCCGGCCCGCGCGCAGGGGCTGCTGGGACGGTGGCGgaccgccgccggccccgccccggTATGGAAATTAGCTGATCCCTCCCGACATGCACCACGCGCGGCCGGCTGAGCTtcggggggggctcagcccccaaaaagacaaaaattaggagaaaaaagcaggCCGAAAAATATAAAGAGGGGTAGCGCTCGGAGAGCGAATTCTTAAGGGGAGGGGTGTgaacaaactaaaaaagaacTCGCCGTGTTCTAAAAGTCTTGGAATTAAGGAGGTTTAAATAGCGCCGTGGGGGCAAGCAGCTCCGTGCTCGCTTCGGCAGCACATATACTAAAATTGGAACGATACAGAGAAGATTAGCATGGCCCCTGCGCAAGGATGACACGCAAATTCGTGAAGCGTTCCATATTTTGGGCcgccggggggctccgggcccGCCCCCAACTCGGTCAACGTTCTTAATGCAGTCACTGGATTCCATTTGTTCAActgatttcatttcttcaaTGTATTCGacttatttaatgtatttatttatttactttaatttatttaatttatttaacttgctattgcacagaaaaaaacagccggggggctggggccagcccagcacccagcccgggggggctcagggccccccagcagccccagaccCCCACAACTGGGGGGGGCCGCAGGCACTGACCCCGCTCAGACCGCGCTCTCCCGGTAGCCATCGTCCTCCAGGAACGCCGTCAGCCCTGTCCCGGGCACCGCAGCCACGTCCTGCCCGGGGGCCGTGTCCCCCTCGGGGTCCCCAGCGCCCTGCTCCCTGGCAAAGCGCACGAAGACCTGCGGGGACGGCAGGgtgaggggctgcagcccccctgggcCCCGCGGCGTCCCCCCGTCCGCCATCACCTGGTCGAGGGTGGTCTGGGACACGGAGTAGTCCTCGATGCGGCAGGGGCCGCGGTGGGCCGCCAGGACGCCGAAGACGCTGGCCAGGGAGCAGGAGCGGGAGGGCAGGCGGTAGTGCAGCGTGCCGCCGTGCCGCTCCTGCAGCACCGCGCCCGGCAGGCAGCGCTGCACCAGGCCCTCCACCGGCCCCAGCGCGGTGCCGGGGCCTCCCACCCGCACCACCACCGTGTAGCCGTCCCCAAACCTGCGGCGGAGACGGGGACAGCGCTGCAGGGACCGTCCTGGCACCACGCTGGGGGcaccccctcagccccccgTACCTGTTCTTGAGGTGCTGGACGCTGCCCAGGCAGCGGAAGCGGCCGTTGACCATGATGGCCATCCTGGTGCACAGCGCCTCGCACTCCTCCATGCTGCCGGCAGGCACCGTGAGGCactggggggagcagagggtgccccctgccccccgccGGGACCCGCCTCGTCTCACCTGTGGGACGTGAGCACCACGGACCTGCCCTCCTTGACCAGGCTGAGGATGCAGTCCCACAGGAACCGCCGGGCGCCTGGGTCCATCCCCGTCGTGGGCTCATCCTGCAACGGCGCCGtcagccccaggcaggggccagatcctgccccaGGGCCCCAGACCCCCCCCATTGCCCGCACTGACCAGGAAGATGACAGGGGGGCAGCCGATGAGGGCGATGGCCGTGGAGAGCTTGCGCTTGTTGCCCCCGCTGTACTTGCCCGCCGGCCGGTCCGCGTgcggctccagccccagcttgGCGATGCCCCACTGAGCCACCTGGGGAGGGCGCGGAGGGGCTGAggatggggccgggggggggcaggggggctggggcaCGGGTCGTACCCTGGGGATCTCCTCCTCCGGCACGCCACGCAGGCGGCTGTAGAACTCCAGGTGCTCCCGCCCCGTGAGCAGGTCGGTGATGGCGTCGAACTGCGGGCAGTAGCCCATGTTCTGGTGGACGGACTGCAGGTCAGTGAGCACGCTGCGGGACGAGGGACAGGGTGAGCTGGTGGCGGGGACAGAGGACAAGCTGCGGGGACAGAGAAGAAGCTGCAGGGACAGCGATAAGGCCGTGCAAGCTGCAGGGTTAGGGATGAGCACGCTGCAGGGATGAGCACGAAGAGGAGCGCAAGCAGGCTGCAGGACGAGAGCACGCGTGAGTGCGCGGTGTGGAGGGGACGAAGGCACGCGCGCTCCCACCTGTGCCCTTTCAGCCAGGCTTCCCCCAGCGTCACCTCCGTGTCCCCTGTCAGCATCTTGAAGGTGGACGTCTTCCCGGCGCCGTTCACCCCCAGGAGGCCGAAGCACTGGGGAGGGCACGgggtcagcagcagccccggcgcTGCCGCAGCCTGCGGTGCCGCCAGCACCCACCTCCCCGGCCGGGATGGCCAGGCACAGCCGGTCCACCGCTGGAGCCCGCCGGCGCCGGTACACCTGTGGGCGAGGGGGTCACCGCACGGCACAGcatcccctgccctggggacacgTCCCACCGTCCCTCCAGCGGGACCGGGGGCTCCGGGAGAGGCTCCAGCCCCGCAGCGAGGGATGGGCAGGGTCCAGCCCCGGCCACGCACCTTGGTCAGGTCCTTCAGCAGCAGGACGTCGCCGTGCCGCGGGGAACTGCCCACCCTCACCCGCTCCTGGGCCACATCCTGGTCCTCGTCCCCCAGCgggggcagctgcagagcccgGGGCCTGGGGGCGACAGCAGTGGGGCACTTCCAGGACCCCCCAGCCACCCCCCGCCGTCCCCCGCCGGCCCTCACCGGAGCCGCAGGAAGAAGCGGTATTGCAGCAGGAgggtgaagaggaagaagatgatgCCCTCAACAGCCATGGCAAACATGTTCTTCCCTGCCAGGTCCCAGCTCAGGGGGGACACGAAGCGCTTGTCCCCTgtgagaggaggggaaaggggctGCAGGACGGGGGGACACCGCAGAGGGCCGCCCACGCTGGCGGGGCGttgggcagggggcagccccagcaccccagacTCACCGAACCTCTCGAAGGCATCGGCCATCGCCTGGTTCTTCACCATGTCGATGAGGCCTCGGCCCAGGCAGAAGTGGGGGAAGACGAGGAAAACCTTCTTCAGGATGCGGTTGATGTCGTTGAGCTtctgtggggcagggaggaagggagtggggggagccagcagcgccagccggccccgggggggacGGGCTGGGTCTGGGGGCTCACTTGGTCCACAAAGAGCTCCAGCACGAAGGTGGCCACGCTGCCGTTGATGCCGATGAAGAGGTTGATGCACGTCAGGGCCACGTAGGCAGTGCTGGGGATACTGAAGAGGAAGGAGGCCGGGTACATCAGGGGGGTGATGGACCAGCTGGAGGGGCAGAGGAAGAGGGGCTGAGGACGGCGGCCCCCCAGGGgcgctccccagcccccagggctccccctgccccgtcccaggGTGGGCTTGGCCCCAGTGCCAGGCTCCGCCGGCCCTTCACCCgtagagcagcagcagcaggaccagggcGGGCAGGTTGGCTGAGGACACGTAGGCCTTCTGCTGGAAGCAGAGGAAGATGAGGACGACCAGCAGCGCAGGGACCAGGTAGTTGCACTGTGGGCACAGAGAACACCGGGAGGGGGGGATGAAGGgggcctgccccccccccgggagctGCACGCCTGCCCCACCTTGCCCCTGTCCCTGTCTCGCACCATGTCCCAGGCGAAGTTGCCCAGCCAGTAGGTGAGGGGCTTCATCCCGCTGACGAACTGCAGGTGCTTGGCCTTGCTGACCCGCTCCTCGATGAGGAAGAGCACGAAGCTGGCCGGCACGAAGGACATGGCGAAGATCACGCAGATGGAGACCAGCACGTCCACCGAGGTGGCCATCCTGCCGCGGAGCAGCGGGCTcagcgggcggcggggcgcccCGCGGGACCCCGGGCCCGGCACTCACAGGGCGGCCTCCGAGAGCTGCTCCTTGGTGAGGTTCAGGGGGTGGTTGGTGGCCGTGATGCCGTAGAGCGCGGGGTCGGCGCCCGCGGGCAGCCGTGCCCGCAGCAGCGCGTTGCTGGCCACGTTGAGGAAGGAGACCACGGCATGCCAGCCCTTGTTGTTGAACCAGACCTGCGGCCCGAGGGCACACGGCCGTGCTCGGAGCCTGGTCTCCATCAGCTTCCCTCCGCCAGCCCGCAGCGCCTGCTCCCGctggctgccagctccagcctggggggGTCCGGCCGGGTGCCACGGGTCccgctgcctcccagccctggggTCCCCTCGGGCTTTGTGGCCGGGGCTCACCTTGATGTTCCTGCGAGCGTCCAAGCCCTCGAAGAAGCGGCTCAGGTTGCCCAGGAGCCGGTCCgcagggctgccctggggcaggaCGAGGGGTGAGGAGCAGGCTCGTGCCAGAGCCCACCCGGGGTGGGCACAGACCCCCGCTGCAGACCCCGGCTGCACCTTGGTGATGTTGAAGAGCGCCCGCAGCTCCTGCACCGCCCTGTCCACCTCCTCTGCCGACGGCAGGAGCTGGGAACTGCCAGCGCCCAGGGAAAAGCCGCCGTACCTGGGCACGCGGGGAGAACCGGGAGCTTCCAAACAACCCCCCGGCGTCCCACGGCCGCCCCCTCCGccctcccagcctctccccagcctcaCCTCTGCTCATTCACCCACTTCTTGTTTTTTAGCCTGGAAGAAACGGGGAGGGGGAAGACACGTGAgcgaggagaggctgcagcaaggtGTCACAGCCCAGCCACGAGCCGGATTGTGGTCCTCCTCCATCCCCGGGTGTCCTCGCTGTCACCAGCCGGGACACCCCGCCGGCAGGGCCAGCCCGGGCTGGGCTTGGTCCCCAGCATCACACCCCGCTTCCCCTGGGGTCACAGCCTGTCCCAAAGCCCTGCCCTCTCTTCCCCACCGCACCCCATGCTTGTCCCCGCAGTGTCCCCGCACACAGGACAGGGCGCTGGGAGCTccgtccccagcacccaccctTGGCGGATGATCTGGGGGTACGTTTTCACCAGGTAGTCGGAGATGTTCCTGCCCGTCAGGTTCAGCAGGATGTCACCCGTGCCCCTCTGCACCTGCCAGGGACACACAGACGGATGCACACAgggcccctctgccccccctcAGAGCACCGCCAGCACCCGCGGGTTACCTGTGGCGGTGGGAGCCCTCCGGCTGCAGGGGGGCACTCGGGCAGCATCCTGCGTGCCCCCGGCCCGCTGCACTGGCACGGGGGGGACGGCTCAGCCTGTGTCCAATTCCCACgctgcagcacttccagcacggccgggggggccgggggctgccagAAGCCGTCGGGGTGGGACGCTGGTGGGCACGGCCCTGTCCTGCTCACCGGGCACcgtggggacggggacccccATCAGGAGCCTGGCATAAGCAAGGACCCCCGAGGCCGAGCCCcgtcccagccccgtgcccccacTCACGCCTCCGCCGCCTCCTTCATGCACTTGGTGCCGAAGCCCGGCTCAGCCAGGAGGGCGCCCAGCAGCTGAGCCGTGTCGGGGTCCCCCGGGGCATCATCGCTGCAAGGGGCAGAGGTGTGAGATGGTGgcctggggagggaaaggggggtGTGGGAATGGGGTTCTCACCTGAAGAAGGTGAACTGCTGCCCGTACATCCAGGGCTCGAGGCGCAGCGGGGGGTACTTCCCGAAGGGCGGCACGATGAGGCTGAAGAGCAGCGCGATGCAGACGAAGACAGCGGGCAGGACGATCTGTGGGGCCGGGAGGGGCTCAGGGCTTGCTCCGCACCCTCCCGCCCCATCGTGGGGCTCCCACTGGCTGTACCTGCGCGAAGAATCCCCGGGTGCTGCGGCGGGCGTGGAGCAGCCTCTTGATGAAGAGGGCGCGGAGCTGCTGGCGGGTGAgcgcccagccctgcagccggCGGCCGCCCTCGGCCGCGCCGCGCAGCAGGTCCGTCTCCTGCGGCTCCTCCGCTGCAAGGGAACGCACGGGTcctgccccggcccccagcagcgaggggcagggggctcagcCCGGGCTCGGGGGGCACAGTTTGCTGGCAGGGCCGTCCCTGTGCATGCAGGGGAGCCCCCAGTCCCCCAGCTCCTACCTCTCCGGGCTCCTTGGGCTCAGCgtgaaggagagaggaaagcagggctAGAGCCACGTTGGCTGTTGCAGGCCCCCTGACCCCCAGACTCCCCCACACGACCTCTCTGACCCCAGAAGGGGCCTGGGTACCTCCTCTGATGCACCCCCCGATCCTCCACCCACCCCTGCCTGCACTGGTGGCCCTAGGGGTGCAGggggggcacccagcagcaggggctgggcagctcGGGGGCCTCCAGGCCCCACGGCCCCAGCTCCCCCCTTTTACCCAGCTCCCCATCGGCCGCTCCGCTGTCCCCCTCCtcgctgctggctgctgctctccctggcGGGGATGTTCTCCTGGTGCCTGCTAAAACGGGGTCAGAGCATCAGGGTGGGACGGGGGCCCCAGCCTCTGGCACCTCCCTGCACCCATGGATGCTCCAGGCAGGCCCCCCCTGCTCCCACGGGTGCAGCACTCACTCCAGCTCCCCCCCAGCTGCACCCCGCTGTCCCGAAGCCCCGTTCCAGCCAGCACCAACGCGCTTTACCTGTCCTGTCACCATCCACCCCCGTGTCCTCGGCCACCTTCAGAAAGATCTGAGAGAGGGCAAGGGGCTGGCACCAACCACAGCAGCaggtgccccctccccagcagtgcagaccctgctgggcagggggagcacCCCAGTGCCGGGGGCACCCCGGCTGGCAGCTCCTGCGGTACCTCCTCCAGCGTGGTGTCCGAGATGCCGTAGCCGGAGATGCCCAGCTCGCCCAGGTGGGCGTCCAGCTCCTGGAAGAGCTCCCCAAAGGCCCCGTCCTTGGCCCCGCTGTAGGGCAGCACAAAGAGCACCTCGTGCCCGATGTCTTCCACCAGCCGGGAGCCGAGGACCAGCTTCTGGATCAGCGCCGAGAGCTGGGGCACATCTGGGGGGGGGTGACAGGGAGGGCTGGGACCCCGGGATAGAGCCAGTGCATGGTGCAAGGTGCTGGCGCTGTGCCCTGCGCCCTGGGGAGGGTCTGTGTAGGGGGGagagcacccaggggtgctcaGCGCACTGCGAGCGCCAGGGCAGGACGGGGACCTACCCACGGTGCTGGCCTCGCTGTCCTGCTCGCTGCCCAGGCCGGTGTCACCGCTGCGCTCCGAgccgctgctgctctgcagggaaaggcaggcGGAGCGTGGAGCGCCGCGCAGCAGGATGCGGCCCAAGCCCAGGTGGGAGGCACCGGGCACCCTCTTAGCTCGGAGGGGCCGCGGGATCCACCTTTTTGGGGGGGCTGGAGGTGTTGCTGCCGGGCTCAGCCCGCTCCCGCTTCACCAGGGTGAGGTAGTAGCCGgtgcccagcctggccttgaggAAGAGCGGGGACCCGCAGCAGCGGAGCCGGCCCCGCGCGATGATGGCGATGCGGTCCCCCAGCAGCTCGGCCTCGTCCATGTAGTGCGTGGAGAGGATAATGGTGCGGCCTGGGGGCGCACAGCCACGCTGCTGACTGTGGGCCCCTCGCCACGAGCATCTCCCCGCATCTCCCCGTTCCGCAGCGCGCTCCCCCTGTGCCTCGCTCCTGCTCCTCCGGGTCTGGGGGCTCACATGCATGAAGGGGAAAGCGGGGTCCCCTGCGGGGTCCCCTGCGGGGTCCCCTGCCCTCACCCTTGCGGTACttgagcagcagctcccagatgCTGCGGCGGGAGTAGGGGTCGACGCCGGCCGTGGGCTCATCCAGGACGACCACCCTGGAGCCGCCCACGAAGGCGATGGCCACCGAGAGCTTCCGCTGCATCCCCCCTGCGGGGTGGCGTCGGGGACGTTGGGGATGGCCGGGGCCGCGGTGCCACTGCCGGGGGGGGACACATGGCCCTGCCCCACGCACCCGAGAGGTTCCTGGTCTGCTCGCGGCGCTTGTGGGGCAGCCCCGTGTCCcgcagcagctgctccatctCCGCCTTCACCTGCTCCTCCGCCAGCCCCTTCAGCCGCCCGTAGAACCAGATGTGCTCCTCCACCGTCAggctgcggggcgggggggtcACCGGGGGGCCCCGCTGTGCCAggcccccccccaggcccctgcCTACATGTCAAAGAGCACGTTGTGCTGCGGGCACATCCCCATGGTTTTGCGGATGCTGTCGATGTCGCAGCGGATGTCCCAGCCCAGGACATAGGCAGTGCCGGAGGtggggggcaggaggccggTCAGGATGGACCTGGAGAGGggtggggggcacaggggggtgACAGACACAGGCCCGGCTTGCCCCATCCCGCACGGGGTGCTCCGAGCCCGTCCTcacggggatggggatgggaaggggCCAGTGCTGGGGCTCGGCTCCCATCCAGGGGGCGGGCGGCACAGGGCTCGTCCCCCGGCTCACATGGTGGTGGTCTTGCCAGCCCCGTTGTGGCCCAGGAAGGAGGTGATCTGGCCCTCATAGAAGTCCAGGCTCAGCCCGTTGACGGCCACGCGGTTGCTGCTGCGGTAAATCTTCACCAGGTTGCGGATGGAGaccccgggctggagctgggcaggcGGCTCCTCCACCAGCACTGGGAGCCACCGGAGGGTCACAGCCCGAGCAGGACCCCTCGTGCTGGGGAAGGACCCCTCGTGGTGGggcccccaccccagccaggctgccctggggtgggcaggggctcACCTTGGGGTGCCGTGAGGGGATCGGTGGGAAACGGGGGGTGCCCGGCCGAGGGCGGCTCTCCAAACCAGTAGCTCTTCAGGAAGGGGAAATTCCAGGGCTTGGGGACCCCGTACTGACCTGACACAGGCAGGGACAGCGGGGCTGAGTGCGGCtggggctgcgaggggctgcgtggggctgcgaggggctgcgaggggccgggggctccgCGCTCACCGGGGAAGACGCCCTCGATGTACCAGGTGGCCAGCCCGTAGAGGCCGGcgtccagcagcagcagccccgtggcCGTGGCAAAGCTGTAGGGGTCTCCTGGCACCGGGCTGACGCCCAGGTTGTGCCACTGGATGCCCATCCCCTGCTCCTCGTACAGCGAGAAGTACTCGCAGCCGAAGCCGAAGGCCACGGGCgacagcaggctctgcaggaacGGCAGCGTGGGTGGAAAGCCCCCAGCCGGGGGCTCCTGAGCCCCCAGACCCCACACCCGGCACGCCCAGGGGACGAGGGGGACGAGGCGGCCGGGGCCGCTCACCACGAGGACGCGGAGCGGGAAGGTGACGTGGTCGCGCCAGGCCACGCACAGCACGTAGGGCAGGTAGAGGGAGAAGTAGATGATGCCGCCGCAGGCCGAGGC contains:
- the ABCA7 gene encoding phospholipid-transporting ATPase ABCA7 isoform X2, producing MAAGTQLGLLLWKNLVHRRRQQVQLAIELLWPLFLFVILIAVRQSHPPFQQHQCHFPNKALPSAGTLPWLQGIICNVNNPCFQHPTPGEAPGVVGNFNGSILSRLLAEARRVVLHAEGQQLPQHFAQLLPALRGLGALSLAPPARPLRDFLREDETLVRLLHTDASLPPTLVEELLGARLNPRALFSRGAWTPLEVVVCNGSELGAFLEGRDAAGTQRLQRGLCALPGPKLRALGATVLSQLDLPRLLAERLSAEADGAVGALGPFLRGAESLLREVSSMGSVAELRHEVRALRATGTSGAFGALSRIACGHPEGGGLRVPSLNWYEDNDVKAFLDRGGSERGAGALDNGSSPFCRELIRSLEATPLSQLFWRGIKPLFVGKILYTPPGPATDSIMAEVNRTFQELVALRDAAGAWRELGPQIRAFLNSSLELQVLRELLLAPGTAPLLDGILNGTSWTASALARFLAGPAAGPGLSWRQVLDEADQVVGTLSQLLECVRVDKIEAVATEEQLVARALELLEERQFWAAVVFQPPLSASATALPPHVRYKIRMDIDDVTRTNKIKDRSWDPGPAADPFSDLRYVWGGFVYVQDLVEQAVVRAQTGAAPRTGVYVQQMPYPCYVDDVFLRVLNRSLPLFMTLAWIYSVAMIIKGVVHEKEARLKETMKAMGLSSGILWLSWFLSSFIPFLLSSAFLVLILKLGNILPYSDPAVIFLFLGTFSVATICQCFLISTFFLRANLASACGGIIYFSLYLPYVLCVAWRDHVTFPLRVLVSLLSPVAFGFGCEYFSLYEEQGMGIQWHNLGVSPVPGDPYSFATATGLLLLDAGLYGLATWYIEGVFPGQYGVPKPWNFPFLKSYWFGEPPSAGHPPFPTDPLTAPQVLVEEPPAQLQPGVSIRNLVKIYRSSNRVAVNGLSLDFYEGQITSFLGHNGAGKTTTMSILTGLLPPTSGTAYVLGWDIRCDIDSIRKTMGMCPQHNVLFDILTVEEHIWFYGRLKGLAEEQVKAEMEQLLRDTGLPHKRREQTRNLSGGMQRKLSVAIAFVGGSRVVVLDEPTAGVDPYSRRSIWELLLKYRKGRTIILSTHYMDEAELLGDRIAIIARGRLRCCGSPLFLKARLGTGYYLTLVKRERAEPGSNTSSPPKKSSSGSERSGDTGLGSEQDSEASTVDVPQLSALIQKLVLGSRLVEDIGHEVLFVLPYSGAKDGAFGELFQELDAHLGELGISGYGISDTTLEEIFLKVAEDTGVDGDRTGTRRTSPPGRAAASSEEGDSGAADGELAEEPQETDLLRGAAEGGRRLQGWALTRQQLRALFIKRLLHARRSTRGFFAQIVLPAVFVCIALLFSLIVPPFGKYPPLRLEPWMYGQQFTFFSDDAPGDPDTAQLLGALLAEPGFGTKCMKEAAEATGPCPPASHPDGFWQPPAPPAVLEVLQRGNWTQAEPSPPCQCSGPGARRMLPECPPAAGGLPPPQVQRGTGDILLNLTGRNISDYLVKTYPQIIRQGLKNKKWVNEQRYGGFSLGAGSSQLLPSAEEVDRAVQELRALFNITKGSPADRLLGNLSRFFEGLDARRNIKVWFNNKGWHAVVSFLNVASNALLRARLPAGADPALYGITATNHPLNLTKEQLSEAALMATSVDVLVSICVIFAMSFVPASFVLFLIEERVSKAKHLQFVSGMKPLTYWLGNFAWDMCNYLVPALLVVLIFLCFQQKAYVSSANLPALVLLLLLYGWSITPLMYPASFLFSIPSTAYVALTCINLFIGINGSVATFVLELFVDQKLNDINRILKKVFLVFPHFCLGRGLIDMVKNQAMADAFERFGDKRFVSPLSWDLAGKNMFAMAVEGIIFFLFTLLLQYRFFLRLRPRALQLPPLGDEDQDVAQERVRVGSSPRHGDVLLLKDLTKVYRRRRAPAVDRLCLAIPAGECFGLLGVNGAGKTSTFKMLTGDTEVTLGEAWLKGHSLSSVPATSSPCPSSRSVLTDLQSVHQNMGYCPQFDAITDLLTGREHLEFYSRLRGVPEEEIPRVAQWGIAKLGLEPHADRPAGKYSGGNKRKLSTAIALIGCPPVIFLDEPTTGMDPGARRFLWDCILSLVKEGRSVVLTSHSMEECEALCTRMAIMVNGRFRCLGSVQHLKNRFGDGYTVVVRVGGPGTALGPVEGLVQRCLPGAVLQERHGGTLHYRLPSRSCSLASVFGVLAAHRGPCRIEDYSVSQTTLDQVFVRFAREQGAGDPEGDTAPGQDVAAVPGTGLTAFLEDDGYRESAV